The Hypanus sabinus isolate sHypSab1 unplaced genomic scaffold, sHypSab1.hap1 scaffold_412, whole genome shotgun sequence genome includes a window with the following:
- the LOC132388799 gene encoding zinc finger protein 227-like — MAHQRVHTGERPFTCSECGKGFTYSSQLKIHQRIHTGERPFTCSDCGKGFTQLAGLQAHQSVHTGERPFTCSDCGKGFTSSSQLKVHQRVHTGERPFNCSDCGKGFTQLANLQAHQSVHTGERRFSCSDCGKGFNSSSKLKVHQRVHTGERPFTCSDCGKGFTQLANLQAHQSVHTGEWPFNCLECGKGFIRSSQLKVHQRVHTGERPFTCSDCGKGFTQLSGLQAHQSVHTGERPFTCSVCGKGFTLLSCLLTHQSVHTGEWPFTCSDCGKGFTQLANLQAHQSVHTGEWPFNCLECGKGFIRSSQLKVHQRVHTGERPFTCSDCGKGFTQLSGLQAHQSVHTGERPFTCSVCGKGFTLLSCLLTHQSVHTGEWPFTCSDCGKGFTRSFQLKVHQRVHTGERPFTCLDCGKGFTQSSQLKVHERIHTGERPFTCSDCGKGFTRSSRLLTHQLVHTGERLLTSC, encoded by the coding sequence atggctcaccagcgagttcacactggagagcggcctttcacctgctcggaatgtgggaagggattcacctactcatcccaactgaagatacatcagcgaattcacactggagagaggccattcacctgctcagactgtgggaagggattcacacaattAGCTggcctacaagcacaccagtctgttcacactggggagaggccgttcacctgctcagactgtgggaagggattcacttcgtcatctcaactgaaggtacatcagcgagttcacactggggagaggccgttcaactgctcagactgtggaaagggattcacacagttagctaacctacaagcacaccagtcagttcacactggggagaggcggttctcttgctcagactgtgggaagggattcaattcATCATCTaaactgaaagtacatcagcgagttcacactggggagaggccattcacctgctcagactgtgggaagggattcacacagttagctaacctacaagcacaccagtcagttcacactggagagtggccgttcaactgcttagaatgtgggaaggggttcattcggtcatctcaactgaaggtacatcagcgagttcacactggggagaggccgttcacctgctcagactgtgggaagggattcacacagttatctggcctgcaagcacaccagtcagttcacactggcgagaggccattcacctgctcagtctgtgggaagggattcactctattatcttgcctactgacacaccagtcagttcacactggagagtggccattcacctgctcagactgtgggaagggattcacacagttagctaacctacaagcacaccagtcagttcacactggagagtggccgttcaactgcttagaatgtgggaaggggttcattcggtcatctcaactgaaggtacatcagcgagttcacactggggagaggccgttcacctgctcagactgtgggaagggattcacacagttatctggcctgcaagcacaccagtcagttcacactggcgagaggccattcacctgctcagtctgtgggaagggattcactctattatcttgcctactgacacaccagtcagttcacactggagagtggccattcacctgctcagactgtgggaagggattcactcggtcatttcaactgaaggtacatcagcgagttcacactggggagaggccattcacctgcttggactgtgggaagggattcactcaatcatctcaattgaaggtacatgAGCGAATTCACAcaggtgagaggccattcacctgctcagactgtgggaagggattcactcggtcatctcgcctactgacacaccagttagttcacactggagagaggctgttAACCTCCTGTTAA